Sequence from the Elusimicrobiota bacterium genome:
AAAATGCATAGACTCAACAACTTTTTTCTCCATTGACGATACCAGGATACACTCAATATCTTTCAATATCTTCGCAGATAAATATGCGCGGTGTACACCAACAGGGATCTCAGTTTCTTTTTTTAGAAGTATATTATCAACAGTATTACCTGCCATAGTTTTAGCAAAAACTTTTTGCCCTGCACCGTTGGCGCATTCCGCAACGAGTACCAGGGTGCCGTTTTTGTTTACTATCCCGCTCATCGCGGTGAATGCCAGCTGTGCATGGTATAAACTTGTATCCTTCGGGAATCCGCCGCTGCTGGCTATCACGACATCAGACCTGTGTTTAAACTCATAACCATACACTTCCCGGGCTTTAGCCACGCCTACCGCAAATGCTTCTTTCCAATCCCCGGCCACTACCTGCACTACTTCTTTTTTATCATTCCTCACTACGTTAACAATAAATTGCAAGCCGACTTTCTCCGCAGCTTCTTCCATCTCAAGATGAATAGGATTATTCTCAAGCATACCCATCCCTACTCCAGGACGGCAAACTTTTGCGTGGTTAGCATC
This genomic interval carries:
- the larA gene encoding nickel-dependent lactate racemase; translated protein: LMRSYRFHDHDCSSDNVLLGKMSTGTDLWVNEAIAHADYIISTGNIAPHTFAGFSGGRKGILPGVCGKDTIDANHAKVCRPGVGMGMLENNPIHLEMEEAAEKVGLQFIVNVVRNDKKEVVQVVAGDWKEAFAVGVAKAREVYGYEFKHRSDVVIASSGGFPKDTSLYHAQLAFTAMSGIVNKNGTLVLVAECANGAGQKVFAKTMAGNTVDNILLKKETEIPVGVHRAYLSAKILKDIECILVSSMEKKVVESMHFRYAKTIDDALSMVRKKHGDNYAAYVVPNGSYILPIIK